In Luteibaculum oceani, the genomic window AGGAAGAAACACCAGATATTATTACCCTAGATTATCGTTTGCCCGACGCAAAAGGTGCCGAGGTGCTGGAAAAGGTTAAGGGGCAGTATCCAGAAACGGAAGTAATAATAATTTCTGAACAGCAGGATATAGCAACTGCTATGGAATTACTCCACAATGGCGCCTACGACTATATTGTTAAGGACGATAACCTTAAAGATCGTCTGCTTTTGAATTTAAATCGGCTTGAAAAGCAGTTAAGCCTGCAAAACAGGATAAAGGATTTGGAGCAGGAACTCTCCACTAAAAAGGAGCATAATTTTGTGGGTGAAAGCGATGCCTTAAAACCTATTAAAAAACTGGTGGAAAAGGCTGCTCAAAGTAATATTACGGTAACAATTTCTGGAGAAACTGGAACGGGTAAAGAAGTTATAGCACAATATATCCACCAACATTCTAAGGTTGCAGATAAACCGATGATAGCTGTAAACATGGCCGCAATTCCAGAGAATCTATTGGAAAGTGAGTTGTTTGGTTATGAAAAGGGGGCCTTTACCGGAGCAGATAAAGCCAAACCGGGAAAATTTGAGGAGGCAAATGGTGGTACCTTATTTTTGGATGAGGTTGCCGAGCTTCCGCTGCACCTTCAGTCTAAACTTCTAAGAGTTTTACAAGAAAGGAAACTAACTAGATTGGGATCAAATAAGGAGATATCCTTCGATTGTCGAATTATTACCGCCACTCACAAGGATTTGCAAAAGGAGGTACAGGAAAAAAGATTTAGGGAAGATCTATTTTTCAGATTATTCGGGATTCAAATCAATTTACCGCCACTTAGGGATCGCGGTGAGGACATTATCCTACTCAGCGAGTTTTTTGTTTTAAAGGCGTCTAAGCAAAACGGCCTACCTGCAAAACCACTTGCTAGGGAGGCAAAGAAAAAATTAAAGTCCTACCAATGGCCAGGAAATATTAGAGAATTAAAGGCGGTAATGGAATTGGCATTGGTTTTAAGTAATGGGGAGGAAATTGAGGCAGAAGATATAAGCCTTCAGAATGCCGATTTACTGCAAACCCAATTGCAAAAAGAAAAATCGATGCGCCAATACGAAATTGAGATTGTGCAGCATTACATGAAAAAATACGACGACAATACCAAAAAGGTAGCCGAGGTGTTGAGTATTGGCCAAACAACGGTTTATCGCCTGCTAAAAGAAGCAGAAGAAAAGGTGGCTTAAGCTTTTTTAAATTCGATTCTTGGCAATCTTTTGATTCCATTTTATAGATTAACGACCCGCTTCTTGGGTCGTTTTTTTTTTACTTATGGGCAGTGGCATCCGGGTTCTCGCCTCAGCTACCATTTACAATCTACCAGCTACGACCTACTAGCTGCCAGATACTACCAGCTATTAAATACTTCGAGATTTCCCCATCCAGCTTTTGGCTTTAAGCTTCTTGCCCTGAACTCATCCCAATTTTCAAAATGAAAAAGCTTTTC contains:
- a CDS encoding sigma-54-dependent transcriptional regulator, which gives rise to MSRKIKVFVVEDDDWFGRLINHSISLNPNCEAHRFGSAQELYSQLKEETPDIITLDYRLPDAKGAEVLEKVKGQYPETEVIIISEQQDIATAMELLHNGAYDYIVKDDNLKDRLLLNLNRLEKQLSLQNRIKDLEQELSTKKEHNFVGESDALKPIKKLVEKAAQSNITVTISGETGTGKEVIAQYIHQHSKVADKPMIAVNMAAIPENLLESELFGYEKGAFTGADKAKPGKFEEANGGTLFLDEVAELPLHLQSKLLRVLQERKLTRLGSNKEISFDCRIITATHKDLQKEVQEKRFREDLFFRLFGIQINLPPLRDRGEDIILLSEFFVLKASKQNGLPAKPLAREAKKKLKSYQWPGNIRELKAVMELALVLSNGEEIEAEDISLQNADLLQTQLQKEKSMRQYEIEIVQHYMKKYDDNTKKVAEVLSIGQTTVYRLLKEAEEKVA